In Gossypium arboreum isolate Shixiya-1 chromosome 3, ASM2569848v2, whole genome shotgun sequence, the sequence TTTGATAAAAGTGGCTGCTGCTGCCCTTAACCCCGTTGATGCCAAGCGAAGGCAGGGCAAGTTTAAGGCTACCGATTCTCCTCTTCCGGTATTTTTCTCCCTTCTCTCTGCTTACTTAACTTGCATGCAACTTATGTCTTGTAATGATTAAAAGTCAATACTGTTCTGTAGCTTTCATAGCTCAGTTGGTTAGAGCACCCGTTTAGTAAGCGGGAGGTCTTGAGTTCGACTCTCAATGAAAGCATTTTTTGAGTCCTGGTGTGCTCATATTCCAACTATGAACCAAATATTTCTTTTACATGTAAAATTATTGCTGCTTTGCTGGTCTAACTTGTTTTTATTAACATGTAAAATGTGGAATTATCATTGAACTTGGTTCCCCTGTAGACTGTTCCAGGCTATGATGTAGCGGGAGTGGTCGTGAAAGTTGGAAGTCAAGTGAAGGAGCTAAAGGAAGGAGATGAAGTGTATGGAAACATAAATGAGAAAGCATTAGAAGGGCCGAGACAGTTCGGTTCCCTTGCTCAGTACACTGCTGTTGAAGAGAAGCTGTTGGCTTTAAAGCCCAAGAATCTAGATTTTTCCCAAGCTGCTGGTCTCCCTCTTGCTATCGAAACCGCCTACGAGGGTCTTGAGCGGACCGGCTTTTCATCCGGGAAATCCATCCTTGTTTTGAATGGTTCTGGTGGTGTTGGAAGCTTAGTTATTCAGGTATGGCATCCCTTCTTCATTTCAAACTTGGCCTGCCTTGGGATAAAAGAAATTTCAGTTTTGTGATTTATGGCAAATTCCGTTTCGAATATCAAGGATGAATGTTTTTACACTGCCGTGGGATAAAAGATAATTCATGCTTCAAGTTACTAGCTTCTTACACTATGCCTCCTGCATTCTAGTGTTTTTACAGTAATCTTCTTCCCATTTACACAGTTAGCAAAACAAGTATTCGGTGCTTCAAAAGTTGCGGCCACTTCCAGTACTGGAAAACTGGAGTTACTGAAGAGCTTAGGTGCCGATTTGGCTATTGATTACACAAAGGAGAACCTTGAAGATTTGCCAGAAAAATTCGATGTAGTCTTTGATGCCATTGGTAAGATTCCAATGTTCTTTCTAGATGTGTGTTATCATTACTTTCAGTCATTGGGGACCCTTTGAAAATATAATGAGGATATACTTGATTACTTGAGTGTGAAACAAGTGTCCTGAACTTCGTTTTTTGCATTGCATGCCTAAACCGAACTCGAATTTGTTTCTTGTGTTTCAATTTAGGGCTCTGAGATTTTCGGGTATCGGTTTCCGTATTTGATTGTTTCCATCTTTGGTTACAGGACAATGTGATAGGGCTGTGAAGGCAGTGAAAGAAGGCGGCAGCGTCGTGGCCTTAACCGGTGCTGTGACACCGCCCGGTTTTAGGTTTGTTGTTACTTCTAAGGGAGAGGTTCTCAAGAAGCTAAATTCATATTTAGAGAGTGGGAAAGTGAAGCCGGTTGTTGATCCCCGGGGACCATTCCCATTTACTCAAGTTGACGAGGCTTTCTCATACATTGAAACAAATCGAGCGACTGGAAAGGTAGTTATACACCCAATTCCATAACTCAGGTAGAACAGAGAAAGGGAAACAGCCATTTTCTATTGCAAGCTGCAAACCCCTAACTAGTTTTAGAACCAAAACGCTAATGTATATGAATGAATGCGACGTTATTAAGAGAATCACAAGCTACTTTTCGCATTTCTTCTTCCGTCGATTTGTTGTTATGATTGAAGAATGAAGTCTAGTGAGGCTTCATTTCTATATCCAAATAAAATGTGACAATGCATGCAAATGGAGGGAGGCCTTTGGTTTTGATATAAAATAAAATGCCTTCATGAAATTAGCTAGTCGGTAAAAGTGTATTATGTAGGTTCTTGTGTTAAGAGTTAAATTACATTTTgctctttttatttaaaaatgaataaattaatcattATATGTTAGATTAAAAAAACAAACTGTTTACTCTTTGATACTAATTTATCCATATTATTAGtagattgaataaaatgtaatccAATTCTTAGTACAAGTTCATGATATCTTAAGTAGTCTTATGCTCAAGCTAAAGAAACGATTTGTTAAGAGTTTGTGTGACCTGAAACCCGTCactcattaaaaaaataaatgcaatagTAAAATAAGAGAATTTGTGGGTATGAACCATActgtataaataaaatttatataaaattacacttcttctatttgacattaattaaaataagattTCTAATATAATCGAAATAATTTGTATGtcttattattttacaattattctaagttattATCAATGTCTATTATAACGCAATTAAATAACTAAACAAATATCTTCATGAATCGAATATCTTCGCAATATCAACAGCCCAAAATTTCTAGATATCCCCATGAATGACATATATGATAGTTTGATGGTAGAATGAAAGATGAACATATGTGCCGAGTAGGGGGGGTTGGCCACCTACCCCTCAGTCACCTTATCGATGTTGGATAATGAAGGATGATTAAGGTGGTTGTAGAACATGCCAAATGGCAAGGTTACAACCCCAGAGAGTGAGAAAGAATATGGTTATGGTTATGGGTTGGGTCACATCCAGAATAAATTTGTGTCTATTCGGCAGTTGGTAGCAATTAGCATGTGTCATTACATATAGGGACCTTAGCTTGTGGTCCAACAAATGTGTGGAAACAAATTCAACAACACAAATGCAAATGTTTTGGTTAAAGTCAGCTATTAGTATCTCTATTTTATAAAAATCCCCCTATACTttcaatttagttaattttagtttatttatttttcgagttttgaaattttaattctaATCCAAACAATAActattaaatttatttgtttaaatgcAATTATTAGTCTTGTATTAACATATAATTGCAGATTTAATCCATATTTTCAATTGAATCATTTTAAGTtgcgaattttgaaattttagtcataAAGCAAATGATATCATTAATCCATTAACTTAATCTTTAGTCAATaatatatgtaaataacaagCTAACATAGTATTACACAAATGATAATATGTTTGGAGcattaaatattgaaaataacaaaacttaaCTAAATGAATATAATAATCATCATTTTACGatgactgaaattttaaaatttaaaaagtaaagaaactaaaatgatcaaattaaatacaatgactaaatccacaactttgaCAGAACATAAaattaatagcaaaatttaactcAAATATGTTTTCTCTTTTTTGGTGGTAGTGATTTAGGGATATCCCATACTTACGTACCATAATAgtgttatttaaaatattaaagaagattattttgtatattatatattaatataaactttaaacCACAAAATAGTacttcatttttaaaaaaaatcaatactTAACTTGTGTGGTTTTGAACcctaatatataaaattttgaaggAATTTAATATCACAACttaaataagcattaatttaatcAATAATATTAAGATTATATAATTACTAAGATATTTgcctatttattaattttaaacttttaatatttcattattttaaatacaGTATActtacaaatataatataaatatatattcaaataAACTACAACAAAAATCTTATCAACTTTTATAGTTGTGCCAAATTTGAGCACATTGATAGAAATTGAGCTTCCAAACTCAATATAAACAAATTTATCATCTGAAtatcatataattattttaaattaaataacatagactctgttttttttattgaaaatgatTTTCAAGAAATATTTTCTGTATTTTCCTATATGTATTTCATAGATAATGTTTAGTCAACGAAAATGACTCACAAGTCAAGTCaatggaaaataaatcatttttcCTATAAAAGGACTTAAACGtgattttgtttttatataaaattaacttaagccaagcttaatattattatattaataatatctttatttttaaaatatataaaattaataaaatattaatataaaaattataattttcaatattattaaacaaacatatttaattatctatatttaatcatataataaattatattaataatttattattttaataaattatttaatgttttaattttattttaataataaattttatcattttaaataatattcatcACATATTAATGTAAATTTtcaatactaatattttaataataaatattcgttaaaattataaatatattaataataaatgttttatagtataaaggttaaaatatggcATAATTTTATGTATTCttcacaaatttagaatttagtctctgtacttttattttcaagaatttagtcctctactttttagatttaaaattaagtccaattgttaacattgtttttttttgtcaattttgttgatgccataattttaaataaaaatacttggTATTTATGTAACTAAAAATAACATTATAATGAACATAAatgtaacaaaatatttttaataatgctaacagttgaatttgaattttgatatttaaaaaGTAGGACTAACccataaataaaagtatatagactaaattttaaattctgAAGAGTATAATGACTTGTGACATctagaataaaaatatgaatattttaattaaataaatatgagtttttGTTTAAATAATGCTTAGCTACATTTTTCCCTTACAACTCTAATGTGTCAATATGTATTATTATATGTGTGATATATGttatttaaattaagttttaattaagcattatttttattaaatttatatattgcattgattattacaaaatattttcttattataaaataaatatagtttGTTAAAAGGAAATtgcaatataatattttataaaaatatatttatgccgtgttttttacaaaaaaataatataaaatataaactcaagtaaacaatgaaaaaaaatctcaaatgtatatttatttcattgaaaacttttatgaaatattttcaagaaattagtagaacaacaaaaaaatattttacatagattcgtttaaatacaaaaaaatattaagtcaagaaataattttctaaaaataattttGTAGTAATACAAATGGAAGTTTAAATTCGATACTTAAATTTCTTATCGCAACTTAAGTTGATTTCATTCTTAAAATTTGGATCAACACAAATTGAAAAAAACACTACTCCGTTAAGCTCAAGATTTTCCTTCTAGAGTGCAAATTAAACAACACTTTCTTTTGAACACTTTTTCTTTTTTCACacagaaaattattaaaatgaaccAAGATAGGAACTCCAGCACTACTTTTATTCTCTGAGATTAGCAATGACGATGAAGAAACATAAAAGCTGAAGGCAGGCCTTTAGTTTGACTAGAAGCAAATAGAAGAGCTTTGATTAGTCGAAAAAAATGCTGCATGCATCCTCATATTGCTAAAGTGGGTGAAATCTTGAAATCCAGATTCCACAGGTCAAACTTCCCATTCACGAAATCGTAATGTGCACCTTTCAGGGCCACTGTTTTCTTCACCACTGCTTCTCTCACAAACGGATACGTCAATAGGTTCCCCAGTGATACATTCACTGCCTCCTgcattttttgtttaatttaattcacaacatTATCACATACTTAACGTTTTATTCTACACTAAACAAAAAATGTACATAACCTTCTCGCAGTTGGTGCATTGCTCCGAGAAACTTAGCTCATTCTGTTCTGATTTCACTTTGGTCTTTGCTGGTGTACAGATGCTAACCCATTGTTCTATGAAATCACTGCATCACATAAATTAATAAGACCCAAAGTTCATCTTACCCAAATTTGGAataagattatatatatataggatCATATAATTGCTATAAATGAATCCCAATGTCTTTGCATTTTATACCTGATTGGTAAAAAATAACAAGGAATCTACATTTACTTTGACATGTTCCAGGATCTAAAAGCTTGAATATTAGAGCTTCATTTTTTACAAAACTTTATTCCCTTCCTttattcccctttataggtgatataatatatatagcgagagagagagagagagacagaGAGAACTTCTCACTTATCAGCTTATTATATTAGTTATTGAtaagtcactaaattattgaGATTCCGAGAGTGAAACACCAAATAAAACACTGAAATACCTTTTCACTATTTAATCTTAAAAAGTAAATGGCGGCACTTGCAACATTTAAACAGAGAGTTGTAAAGTATGGCTACAAATATATGGTTTGTATTAATTATATGCCACAATACCTAGCAGTGGTCCCGTCGTCTGGGATGGACATAAGCCCTTTGATACCTCCACAGCAACTGTGTCCAATAACCACTATATTCTCCACCTGTAATTAAAACCAACCACATCCAATTCCAAAAAGCATAAAAAGTAAGATGGCAAAAGAGAACTTGACTCCACTAACAAATTACTGTTTCTTTATTACATTTCAAAAGTTGAGCTTTGATAAACTATACAGTATTTCCCATACTTGAAAGTTAATCGTATTTAACATCTATATCCAACACATAAATATAAAAAGGACACTCATGTTGGATATAAAAAGTGGCTTAGAGATCATGTTGCCCCCATCAATGAGTCAACATCCacatcattaaaaaaaaaaaaaaaactaaggaaAATGTACTTATAAGACTAGTGTATTGATTATTTAATTCACCTTCAGATGCAGGACAGCGTATTCGATGGCCGCCCCAGCTCCAGAGTATTTTTTCTGCAGTGAATAAATTAAAGcaaatcaaaacataaaattttggaTGTCATCGTTTGAATAAACTGGGGGAGGTGGCATCAAAGTCCAAATGGCGAGAAGAAATAAAGTGAAATCGGTAATCAGGGTTACCTTGTCATAGGGCGGGACCATGCTGGCAATGTTACGGACGATAAAAGCCTCCCCTGGTTGGAAATTCAGGATGTGGGAGGGGCACACCCGGGAGTCGGAGCATGCAAATACCAAGAACTACACAATTTTTTTCAATAAACAAACAAACGACTTTGTTaggaatttttttaatatatttgtacaattaCAATCAAAATAATTACTCTCCACCATTCATTCTGCTCTATAATCATTCATTCTTTTGCTACTCCCCACCATTCAAAAAGTGGTGCAAATAATAGCCATACACGTCCCATTTCGTCAAGCAATGCACGCAATTATAGCACAGAAGCGTTTATTTCGttgaagtattaagcatattCTTCGTTCAAACTTGCATTTTTTTCAAAGTATCTTCGTTCAAACTTAAAAACTTGAAAAATGTACCAATTTCTACGACCCCAAAAAAGACCAATTTCTGATAATAAAACAAACAACGAATCTCAGGATTTAACATGTGAAATAATACGAATCTTGTCTGAAATTATCAGTAAATTATGTACGAGAAGAAAAAAACAAAGCTGCCCAAGTATGATAAGAACAGAACGAACCTTAGGACTTTGCCCTTTGGCAAGTGCACCGTACAGATCAGGATTTTTGCTGGAAAAAATTGGaggcaaaagaaaaaagaaaagaaaacaagacAAACAGATTAAAGTTAAGCTAATTATTATGCAAAATAAAAAGGTCCACGGGAATCTGAAGCCAGCCAACATCAAAATTCAACCacatttttttcccttttctgcAATTAATAATTCATGTGCTGTCACCTTTTCCAAATCCATtttctttattatattttaaaacaaaaatagtaataacaattctctttcctttttttttttggaaagccATGAAAAACGCTTTGTTAAATTGGAAAGATAATTGGGCACGCGACATGaaagggcaaaaaaaaaaaagaaaaaaagagagagcaGTGACGTACTCAAATTTTTCGTTCTTGAAGTGAAGGAAACCGGTCTCGAGCCGCTTGACCGGGTCGAACTGAGTGGACTCGGCAGCTGCCTCTAACTCGTCTGTTATCTGCTTGATTTTTGCGGCGGCGACACTCCCGAGATCAGCTTTGTCACTGCAACCGAGGACGAAGCCATTATCATCAAATAAAAACCGTTATGGTGTTTTACAGTTCAGCTGGGCCCCAATTGGGTACAAGGTAAATGAAAAACACGGTTTACTATGAGTCAAAACAAACGGATAAGAACGGCAACTGAATTATTGGTGAAAATGAAATTATCGCTTTCCGATTTTTAAGGTTCGGAGATCGGAGAGAGAAATGTTAAACGTGCAGCACTGTTAAAAATTACCTAAGAAGCTTCGACAAAGCTGCAATGGCTTCCTCGTATGACTCACTTCCCATATCTTCTTCCTTCTGTTAActcaaaagggaaaaaaaaaacctCCAACTTAAAACAATTATGAATATTAACCAACATGGTCTACCGAAAGAAAACGtttaaaaagaaagtaaaagaaaagCAAATCGGAAGGTGATCTGAATCGGGATCAAAGCAAGAACAAAGATTAAAAAGCTATGAACAGtttcaaaaggaaaaaaaaaaagagaaattcaAACTTATGATGAGATTCTTGTTTCTGGTTCTGAATTTGATAATAAAGACTAAAAAAAGCAGAGAATATTTCAACAACCTGACAAGTTGattatcacttttttttttcttcaaggaGACATCAACTATTTTCATAGCTTCTGCTACAGATAGGTTGTCTATATTTATACTGGTTTTATTGATTACCACGGTAATTGAAATTAACCTAAGGTTAAATCAAAGTGCAATGATTTAGGTTTTGAAGAAATGGAAGTGTTCCATTACATCGGACAGAGCGGTGGACGCGCTTGTCTTGGTTTTGCTTATGGTAAGCAAAATTTGGCAGCCTACGAGGAGGAAAAGTTACTGTGTTGCGTGGTGtatgaatgatttagtgttgTCCGTTTGATTGGGTTTTCGTTAGTTGATCGGACGGTGCCTGACTTGTTATAGAAAAAGAGGGAAGAGAACATCCTTATCGAAATTAAGAGCTACGGCTACCGGATGTTACGGCGGGCCAAGGCCAATTGGACGACGTGGGAGTGCTGCCACGTGGTGGGATTATCGAGTGTGACGAGAACAAAAATTGATTACTTCCATTGTAATTGTTATTCAATCACTGTATAAAAAATTGATATACGTGAGTTTTGAGATTCggtgtttatatttaaaattttaattttatcttttatataatttattaaaattgatataaaaattaaacatgtctttaattaaaatggtaaaattaagaTAATAAAGAATATaaagttttgggtacaaaatCTTATATTTCTCATTATActatgtattttttaaatttatcaaatataaaagatataaatacctaaaatatttgttatttaattaaaaataagctTTTGGTAATTTTTAATTCAATCAACACTTGATCAAAGAATAATACCAACTCAAACAACTTATTAATATATAGTATAAATTCGATATGACTTATTACATATAATAATTAACATTTATCatcaatcaattaaataaaatatcacaAAATATTACACTGTTATTTGTAATTTTAAAGAATATCTTAAAAATGCATCCTAAGGTCagattcttctcccatttgatgGTAGAtctataatttttaattgaatatgaaattggcaattaaaataaatatgtgcaaTATTTTAATGGTTAGATATATGTACacttattttttttctaatttcaagCGTGAAATGTGACTGGGGATGAAATTGaggtatgatttttttttttataaaatttgtgtTATTCATTAACCGGGTcctaattatcttaatatttcttttatttaaaataaaatatattatttgatgatattttaattttttaatttaaaatatgtgaattgaacACATGCTAATtaggttaacaaaatcttaaatttttcaTTCTATTAAAGTTTTTGTCACAAATAAACTCAAAACCAACTCAAGATTGATGACAAATGTAttcatttgatattttaatatgatatgtttttgtgtttaaatttcttttactcacaaattttttaattttaatatcatacatatttcatatattattatcaatTAGTTCCAAATCGtacttttcattatttattatatgttatttttaaacacattttATATTCTAAATATATAATTTCCACAAGCATAAATGTGTGATAAAATTTCTAGTTTTTCTTAAATGTAttgtaaaatagtaattttagtgTGTAAATAATATTCTACCTATGAAAATATTATACAAGCATAActcttataaattaataaaagaattcataattgatttaatttagattataataaaatgtataaattaaTTTATAGTAACTCATTGTTAATATTAGGataaatcaaaattatatatgaattttggttCAATGTACAAttatatacatgaattttgatgttttgtaattttatatatgaatttttatttgaTCCAATTCTCACTAATTATTAACACAATTGTTGATATTGCATCATTTTTGTTTGTATATTGCATACAAAAATATTTGTATTCATCCCATATAAAAATAAACTGATTTTTCTTTAAATGTGCTTGattgaaacaaaattaaagttttatgtatatatttgaactacaatcaaaatttcatatgtataataaataCACCAGAATAAAATTCATGTATCAAATTGTATATTTAGTGAAagtttatgtatatttttatatttatcctttaatatttttatataaagaagataaaattataaatatttttaagtaattaaaataatttttactatatataatttaattttaattaatataaataaggaGGAAATTTGAAAAGGCTAAAGCAAAATTTACTAGCTTGttgatttgatttttaaaattagtttaaaCCCAAAAGCTTATTGCTAAACATTACTTATTGATAAAAACTAGTTGACTTGAATAACTAATTTTATAAAACAATAATAAGCAATGCCTTAATAGATTATAAATCCAAGATGATCCATATCAAACATTACTAATGGAATTTTTCATCTATCTAATAATATACTTCTCactaattcaataaaaattacatgtatttttaaaatataaataattaatcgTAAAATATGTTTCATTCTTTTGAGTTTGACCTCTTAATTAATGAATGAAGTAACCAAGTATCACATTACACATCATAATTTTTCACTAATTTAAATATCaacatatataataattaaaaaaaattattgtcaAAGTAGTGACGActtacaagaaaaaaaaaaaaaagaaaagagttaTAAAGAAGCGAAATAAAGGGAAGTGGAAGGTTGACTTCTTCCTTAAACTGCTTCATTTTcagattttcctttttctttttaaaaattttgcctTTAAAATTCAATGGTTTTCTTGCTCTGACATAAATCTAAATGAGTCTTGTTTCGCGTGCCCGAAGGTAAAAGAACAAAGAGACGCCTGTCCGCTACTACCACGATCACGCTTGCTGGTAGTCTCCAGTCCACACGTCACTTAAATCCTTTCCGGAAAAAGTtcaatttttaaactttttaaaacatatcaaaagaaaattattgatttaatcctgctattaaatttttatattgtgtaattatattttaatttaattatttttatttatatactctaatttaattatttttagtcactatatttcttgaattttgaaatttcattatCAATACAAACATTATCCTTAAatctattaattaatttttattaataatatataaaaataacaaaccGACATAAcattatatatatgattatatgtttgacgatcaaattttaaaaataatattacttTGAATTTAATAGTTATCATCTAACTGGATTTCggactaaaattttcaaattataaaaataaaaaactaaaatgaccaaattaaaatacaaatattaaatttataactaatgtaaaatataaaatctaaTAATGACCAAAATTATTTGACTCTAGAatgaattataaaaaaaatactaaaaagtgGTGATTGTATTTTATATATGAATGAATGATGTAAAATTTAATTACTAATGATAATTAGTTTTTAAAAAGTTGGGTCACACAAAATATTTAAATGATAGTTTGGATCAAGGGAATTAATTATGTCTAGTCGGTTTCATTCGCACTAGGCATTAATCTcgatttttattttcaagaaggtagtgattttatttttaaaatctaaattttaagataaattgttattttttattaaattagttgattctgatattttaaaattaaaaatatttcatttatagtaataaattaaaaattatattataataaaaattaaatttaaaatttatgagatATTTCAACCTCGAGATTATTACAAAGTTGTGTGCTAACTACCCCAATGGATTGTATTGAGACCTTGATGTTATAACTCTCCGACACCCACTACATACAAGTGGGAGTGACGGAGGAATATAATTAATGAACACAATTCTGAGCCATACACCTACTCACCTTCAATTAAATCACAACTCCATCATCCCCACTGCATCTATGTTTCTCTTCTACCTCCATTTAGTGGCCTAAAATTTTCAAGTCTTTTTCAgttcaatattttaattttgaccaTTTCTTGTGTACCTCATTACCCTTTCAGAACCAGTGAAGCCCACAAACTTTGGGTTTGGAACATTTAGATAATTAAGGGTTtcgattttaataaa encodes:
- the LOC108474757 gene encoding 2-methylene-furan-3-one reductase; translated protein: MKATLPTPHLRSFPSPTPLSFKLSFAFPETRRKSLSISSTPKGTPSPSLAYVPLRVSASSQAAAAPTVNLTAIPTEMKAWVYGEYGGVDVLKLDDKVSVPEVKEDEVLIKVAAAALNPVDAKRRQGKFKATDSPLPTVPGYDVAGVVVKVGSQVKELKEGDEVYGNINEKALEGPRQFGSLAQYTAVEEKLLALKPKNLDFSQAAGLPLAIETAYEGLERTGFSSGKSILVLNGSGGVGSLVIQLAKQVFGASKVAATSSTGKLELLKSLGADLAIDYTKENLEDLPEKFDVVFDAIGQCDRAVKAVKEGGSVVALTGAVTPPGFRFVVTSKGEVLKKLNSYLESGKVKPVVDPRGPFPFTQVDEAFSYIETNRATGKVVIHPIP
- the LOC108476311 gene encoding carbonic anhydrase 2-like isoform X2, which produces MGSESYEEAIAALSKLLSDKADLGSVAAAKIKQITDELEAAAESTQFDPVKRLETGFLHFKNEKFDKNPDLYGALAKGQSPKFLVFACSDSRVCPSHILNFQPGEAFIVRNIASMVPPYDKKKYSGAGAAIEYAVLHLKVENIVVIGHSCCGGIKGLMSIPDDGTTASDFIEQWVSICTPAKTKVKSEQNELSFSEQCTNCEKEAVNVSLGNLLTYPFVREAVVKKTVALKGAHYDFVNGKFDLWNLDFKISPTLAI
- the LOC108476311 gene encoding carbonic anhydrase 2-like isoform X1; the protein is MATKFKKCMMLCCSAKVSKEEDMGSESYEEAIAALSKLLSDKADLGSVAAAKIKQITDELEAAAESTQFDPVKRLETGFLHFKNEKFDKNPDLYGALAKGQSPKFLVFACSDSRVCPSHILNFQPGEAFIVRNIASMVPPYDKKKYSGAGAAIEYAVLHLKVENIVVIGHSCCGGIKGLMSIPDDGTTASDFIEQWVSICTPAKTKVKSEQNELSFSEQCTNCEKEAVNVSLGNLLTYPFVREAVVKKTVALKGAHYDFVNGKFDLWNLDFKISPTLAI